The Fibrobacter sp. UWB5 genome has a window encoding:
- the mutL gene encoding DNA mismatch repair endonuclease MutL, with translation MKSAEIHVLSDEIINKIAAGEVIERPASAVKELIENAIDAGATRIQVSIEEGGKKKIQVTDNGKGMNEADLDLCYLRHTTSKLFNADDLFHLQTNGFRGEAVASIAAVSKLTITSATDDGDSGRIILEGGNVVQKQDVQASRGTTFLVENLFYNTPVRRNFLSSETAESTRIFDVVLKTAIAHPEIRFDYKVGDKTLFTGVPGELRNRIAEAIGSKIAKALLPVDYTEAGVHVWGYVSPTTETNGKRNHQFLFIRNRPIESKMISKAVQQAYEPYGAQCKPVSVLFLDMPDMEFDVNVHPAKREVRFANQNLVFLVVSHAIRDAFTKDMEANSPLIDLSDLQDCKPEVPYGFEEPISKPAAPPAPSFTPREFTTKESSGDIPEMSNFPTAGFTYEKPRKSAPQNDLAQDLFSTPEAGKVISLEGKVNETPEPGTQWVPPTFFQIANTYIAGEDSNGLLVIDQHAAHSRVLYEQALETLRNGAALDSQELLFPELLELSKLEVEALKSVEDQFRHLGFYIEHFGGETYQIRAIPSALPLSRAIKAVKDFLDSIGDEGKSEGDMVKVQDTIAKAWANTNAYQAGDKLKSEEMAALVSQLMLTEEPLKSPYGHPTLLRFTLDELAKKFKR, from the coding sequence ATGAAATCGGCTGAAATACACGTTTTATCGGATGAAATCATCAATAAAATCGCTGCTGGCGAGGTCATAGAGCGCCCCGCGTCGGCCGTAAAAGAGCTGATTGAAAACGCCATTGATGCGGGAGCCACCCGTATACAGGTGTCCATCGAAGAAGGCGGCAAGAAAAAAATCCAGGTTACCGACAACGGCAAAGGCATGAACGAGGCCGACCTGGATTTGTGTTACCTGAGGCACACCACCTCCAAGCTTTTTAATGCAGACGACCTGTTCCATTTGCAGACAAATGGTTTTAGAGGCGAAGCCGTAGCCTCCATCGCCGCCGTGTCCAAATTGACCATAACCAGCGCCACCGACGACGGTGACAGCGGCCGAATTATCCTGGAAGGTGGAAACGTTGTTCAAAAACAGGATGTTCAGGCTAGCCGCGGCACGACCTTTTTGGTCGAAAACCTTTTTTACAATACCCCCGTTCGCCGCAACTTTTTGAGCAGCGAAACGGCCGAAAGCACCCGAATTTTCGATGTTGTTCTAAAAACGGCTATTGCGCACCCCGAAATCCGCTTTGATTACAAGGTCGGTGACAAGACCTTGTTTACAGGAGTTCCGGGCGAACTGCGCAACCGTATTGCCGAGGCTATCGGCTCAAAAATCGCAAAGGCGCTTTTGCCGGTCGACTACACCGAAGCCGGTGTACACGTTTGGGGTTACGTATCCCCCACCACCGAAACCAACGGTAAGCGAAACCACCAGTTTTTATTCATCCGCAACCGCCCTATCGAAAGCAAGATGATCAGCAAGGCGGTGCAGCAGGCCTACGAGCCGTACGGCGCCCAGTGCAAGCCTGTTTCGGTACTGTTTTTAGACATGCCGGACATGGAATTTGACGTCAACGTGCACCCCGCCAAGCGCGAAGTGCGTTTTGCCAACCAAAATCTGGTATTCTTGGTGGTGTCCCACGCCATTCGCGACGCCTTTACCAAGGATATGGAGGCCAATTCGCCCTTGATCGACTTGAGCGACCTCCAGGACTGCAAGCCGGAAGTCCCCTACGGATTTGAAGAACCGATTTCTAAGCCGGCTGCCCCCCCCGCTCCGAGCTTTACCCCTAGGGAATTTACCACGAAGGAATCGAGCGGCGACATTCCCGAAATGTCGAATTTCCCGACGGCAGGATTCACTTACGAAAAGCCCCGTAAGAGCGCTCCGCAAAACGATTTAGCTCAAGATTTGTTCAGCACGCCTGAAGCAGGCAAGGTCATTTCGCTGGAAGGCAAGGTAAACGAGACCCCCGAGCCGGGAACCCAATGGGTTCCGCCCACTTTTTTCCAGATTGCCAACACCTACATTGCCGGCGAAGATTCAAACGGCCTTTTGGTGATCGACCAGCATGCGGCCCATTCTCGCGTACTTTACGAACAAGCGCTCGAAACCTTAAGAAACGGGGCCGCCCTGGACAGCCAGGAGCTATTGTTCCCGGAACTCTTGGAACTTTCCAAGCTTGAAGTCGAAGCCCTCAAGAGCGTCGAAGACCAGTTCAGGCATTTGGGCTTTTACATTGAGCATTTCGGTGGCGAGACCTACCAGATTCGCGCCATTCCAAGCGCTCTCCCGCTTTCACGCGCCATCAAGGCGGTCAAGGATTTCTTGGACAGCATCGGTGACGAGGGCAAAAGCGAAGGCGACATGGTCAAGGTGCAAGACACCATTGCCAAGGCTTGGGCAAACACGAACGCCTACCAGGCTGGCGACAAGCTCAAATCCGAAGAAATGGCCGCCCTCGTTAGTCAGCTCATGCTGACCGAGGAACCGCTCAAGTCGCCCTACGGTCACCCGACGTTACTGCGATTTACGCTCGACGAACTGGCCAAGAAATTCAAGCGCTAA